In a single window of the Veillonella sp. genome:
- the rpiB gene encoding ribose 5-phosphate isomerase B: protein MKVAIGCDHGGLHLKASVKELLNALGHEVEDFGCHTADSCDYPDIAVPVANAVVSGQVDRGILICGTGIGIGIAANKIAGIRAALCHDTFSAHACREHNDANILTMGERVIGPGLANDIVAIFMETEFEGGRHARRVEKIKALEK, encoded by the coding sequence ATGAAAGTTGCAATCGGTTGTGATCATGGCGGATTACATTTAAAAGCATCCGTTAAGGAATTATTAAATGCATTGGGACATGAAGTAGAGGATTTTGGCTGTCATACAGCTGATTCTTGCGATTATCCTGATATTGCTGTACCTGTGGCAAATGCAGTTGTATCTGGTCAAGTAGACAGAGGTATTTTGATTTGTGGTACTGGTATTGGTATCGGTATTGCAGCAAATAAGATTGCTGGTATTCGCGCTGCTCTTTGTCATGATACATTCTCTGCTCATGCATGTCGTGAACATAATGACGCTAATATTCTCACTATGGGGGAACGCGTTATTGGTCCTGGCCTAGCTAACGATATTGTAGCCATCTTTATGGAAACAGAGTTCGAAGGTGGTCGTCACGCACGCCGTGTAGAGAAAATTAAAGCACTAGAGAAGTAA
- a CDS encoding low molecular weight protein arginine phosphatase translates to MNILFVCTGNTCRSPMAEGITRALAAKQHKDVTTVSAGLFAAYGAKPTEQAVEAVRSIVDISNHESRPLTMELVNAADLIIGMTKDHKSVLLRQFPFEEGKIKTISEWGGQDGDVTDPYGSDQTVYNQCAEQIYHLVEAGLRSVPQKA, encoded by the coding sequence ATGAATATTTTATTTGTGTGTACTGGTAATACTTGTCGTAGCCCTATGGCTGAAGGTATTACACGGGCCCTTGCAGCGAAGCAACATAAGGATGTGACGACTGTATCGGCTGGTCTATTTGCCGCTTATGGAGCAAAGCCGACTGAACAAGCCGTTGAAGCTGTCCGTTCCATTGTTGATATTTCTAATCATGAATCGAGACCATTGACCATGGAACTCGTGAATGCAGCAGATCTTATCATTGGTATGACGAAAGATCACAAATCTGTACTACTTCGCCAATTCCCGTTTGAGGAAGGTAAAATCAAAACGATTTCCGAGTGGGGTGGTCAAGATGGTGATGTTACGGACCCATATGGATCTGATCAAACCGTATATAATCAATGTGCGGAACAAATTTATCACTTAGTAGAGGCTGGTCTTAGATCAGTGCCTCAGAAGGCGTAG
- a CDS encoding L-threonylcarbamoyladenylate synthase — MDTQIITNPSDQELDMLARALRNGELVSIPTETVYGLGANGLDPEAMDKIYAAKGRPSDNPLILHVPNSESIKPLVTEVSNTAQLLMDTFWPGPLTITLPKSDLVPDRATGGLSRVALRCPDHPICRALLERTGVPVAAPSANISGRPSPTTAQDVYHDMKGRISYILDAGPCMIGVESTVVEVHDDKVIILRPGGITKVQLEAVVSTVEYDIALVNATTKPKAPGMKYTHYAPDAPMTVVVGSPERVASTFKELSKGIEGPIGCLVSHETYNLMKEDTRFIFHCFGNYGDALSLGHDFYKSLLYFNENHVTLILAEGVDDDGFGVAIMNRMEKASSHHIIYK; from the coding sequence ATGGATACTCAAATTATTACAAATCCATCAGATCAAGAACTAGATATGCTTGCTCGCGCTTTGCGTAATGGCGAATTAGTGTCCATTCCTACAGAAACTGTATATGGACTTGGCGCTAATGGGCTTGATCCGGAGGCAATGGATAAAATCTACGCCGCTAAAGGTCGCCCATCCGACAATCCACTTATTTTACATGTTCCTAATAGTGAAAGTATAAAACCTTTAGTAACAGAGGTTTCAAATACGGCACAATTATTAATGGATACATTTTGGCCTGGTCCATTGACAATCACATTGCCTAAATCAGATTTAGTGCCAGATCGTGCTACAGGCGGTTTATCTCGTGTTGCTTTACGTTGTCCTGATCATCCAATTTGTCGAGCTTTATTAGAGCGTACCGGTGTACCGGTAGCAGCTCCTAGTGCTAATATATCTGGACGTCCAAGTCCGACAACGGCACAAGATGTTTACCATGATATGAAGGGCCGTATTTCCTATATTTTAGATGCAGGACCATGTATGATTGGTGTAGAGTCTACTGTTGTGGAAGTACATGATGACAAGGTCATTATATTGAGACCAGGTGGAATAACAAAAGTACAACTTGAAGCTGTTGTATCTACGGTTGAGTATGATATTGCTCTCGTTAATGCAACAACTAAGCCTAAAGCTCCTGGTATGAAGTATACCCATTATGCTCCTGATGCACCTATGACAGTTGTTGTAGGTAGTCCAGAGCGGGTGGCAAGTACTTTTAAAGAGCTATCAAAGGGGATAGAAGGTCCGATAGGTTGTTTAGTGAGTCATGAAACGTATAACCTTATGAAAGAGGATACACGCTTTATATTCCATTGTTTTGGCAATTATGGTGATGCCTTATCATTAGGCCATGACTTTTATAAAAGCCTATTATATTTTAACGAAAATCATGTTACCTTAATCTTGGCAGAAGGTGTTGATGACGACGGTTTTGGTGTTGCCATTATGAACCGCATGGAAAAGGCATCGAGTCATCATATCATTTATAAGTAA
- the prmC gene encoding peptide chain release factor N(5)-glutamine methyltransferase, translated as MYKEIWTIGRILQWTEQYFQSKEMDTPRLDGEVLLSHVLGKDRIYLYTHYDQPLIQEELDAFRPLVQERAKGHCVAAIIGEKDFMGLTFKVNDKVLIPRPDTETLIEHVLGTYQKDSNIRILDVCTGPGTILLSLLHYLPNACGMGIEISTDALSLAKVNSERFNLNDRVQLLESDMFSVLDGKNEQFDLIVSNPPYIRTGDAKLLSQDVLNEPHIALFGGEDGLDFYRILAKTCGTYLKSQGHIAFEIGFDQAEAVKALLEETGQYSNIRCITDLGGNDRVVTAVYEG; from the coding sequence ATGTATAAGGAGATTTGGACAATCGGTCGTATTCTCCAGTGGACAGAGCAGTACTTTCAAAGCAAGGAGATGGATACACCTCGACTTGATGGGGAAGTACTGCTTTCTCACGTTTTAGGCAAGGATCGTATTTATCTATATACCCATTATGACCAACCGCTTATCCAAGAGGAACTCGATGCTTTCAGACCTCTCGTTCAAGAACGAGCTAAGGGACATTGTGTAGCGGCTATTATTGGAGAGAAGGACTTTATGGGATTGACCTTTAAGGTTAATGATAAGGTATTGATTCCACGACCTGATACAGAAACGTTGATTGAGCATGTACTAGGCACGTATCAAAAGGATAGTAATATTCGCATCCTTGATGTATGTACGGGCCCTGGCACGATATTATTAAGTCTATTACACTATTTGCCGAATGCGTGTGGCATGGGTATTGAAATATCTACCGATGCTTTGTCATTGGCTAAGGTAAATAGTGAAAGATTTAACTTAAATGATCGTGTTCAATTGTTAGAGTCTGATATGTTTTCTGTTCTAGATGGTAAAAATGAACAGTTTGATCTCATCGTATCAAATCCACCTTATATCCGTACTGGGGATGCTAAATTATTGTCTCAGGACGTATTAAATGAGCCCCATATTGCCTTGTTTGGCGGTGAAGATGGACTTGATTTCTATCGTATTTTGGCTAAAACATGTGGCACATATTTAAAATCACAAGGCCATATTGCCTTTGAAATTGGTTTTGATCAAGCTGAAGCTGTAAAGGCTTTATTAGAAGAAACAGGGCAGTACTCTAATATTCGATGTATTACTGACCTCGGCGGAAATGACCGCGTTGTAACAGCTGTGTATGAGGGATAA
- the prfA gene encoding peptide chain release factor 1, with translation MLVDKLQVIEDKFMDLEQRISDPEVIARQDEWRKLTRQHAQLSETVETFRTYKKVLAGIDEAMEVIEDKSMDEEFREMAQEELKELKPQKEELEEKLQILLLPKDPNDDKNIIIEIRGGAGGDEAALFAGDLFRMYTKYAESQGWRCEIIDANEPELGGFKEVIFSVDGENVYSKMKFESGVHRVQRVPATETQGRVHTSTVTVAVLPEMEDVDIEVNEKDLKIDTYRASGAGGQHINKTESAVRITHLPSGIVVACQDQRSQLQNREKAMRVLRAKLQDQAEQEAISSMAADRKSQVGTGDRSERIRTYNYPQGRVTDHRINLTLYKLDAILNGDLDEIIQALNAADQAAKMQEANTNV, from the coding sequence ATGTTAGTAGATAAATTACAAGTTATTGAAGATAAATTTATGGACCTGGAGCAGCGCATCAGTGACCCTGAAGTGATTGCACGCCAAGATGAATGGCGTAAATTAACACGTCAACATGCTCAATTATCTGAAACAGTTGAAACATTCCGTACTTATAAAAAAGTATTAGCTGGTATTGATGAAGCTATGGAAGTTATTGAAGATAAATCCATGGATGAAGAATTCCGTGAAATGGCACAAGAGGAATTAAAAGAGCTAAAACCTCAAAAAGAGGAATTAGAAGAGAAATTACAAATCCTTTTACTGCCTAAGGATCCTAATGATGATAAGAACATTATCATTGAAATTCGCGGTGGTGCCGGTGGTGATGAAGCGGCACTATTTGCAGGCGATTTGTTCCGCATGTATACAAAATATGCGGAAAGCCAAGGCTGGCGTTGCGAGATTATTGATGCCAATGAACCTGAACTAGGTGGCTTTAAAGAGGTTATTTTCTCCGTAGATGGTGAAAATGTATACTCCAAGATGAAATTTGAATCTGGTGTACACCGTGTACAACGTGTACCTGCTACGGAAACACAAGGCCGTGTACATACATCTACCGTTACAGTAGCGGTGTTGCCAGAAATGGAAGATGTTGATATTGAAGTTAATGAAAAAGACTTAAAAATCGACACCTATCGTGCAAGTGGTGCGGGTGGTCAGCATATCAATAAAACTGAGTCTGCTGTTCGTATTACCCACTTACCATCTGGTATCGTTGTAGCATGTCAAGACCAACGTTCTCAATTACAAAACCGTGAAAAAGCTATGCGTGTATTGCGTGCAAAATTGCAAGACCAAGCTGAACAAGAGGCTATTTCTAGCATGGCAGCAGACCGTAAGAGCCAAGTTGGTACAGGTGACCGTAGTGAACGTATTCGTACCTATAACTATCCACAAGGTCGCGTAACAGATCATCGTATTAACTTAACATTGTATAAATTAGATGCTATTTTAAATGGCGATCTAGATGAAATCATTCAAGCCTTAAATGCTGCTGACCAAGCAGCAAAAATGCAGGAGGCTAATACAAATGTATAA
- a CDS encoding DUF1385 domain-containing protein, which yields MRGALVNTERIKKFVGGQAVIEGVMMRGPGVTATAVREPSGTIVVQKEPTKSIADTYPILKKPFLRGCVALYESLVIGMKALSFSAKAAGDEEEEMSNSEIAITMVISTIFAIAVFLALPTFIVKFIPGVQDNHVVLNLIEGVIRLVLFLLYIWGIGLTKDIQRVFQYHGAEHKTIHTYELDLPLTVENVRKQSRLHARCGTNFLLIVMVVSIFVFAFLGWPNLLERILSRVLLMPVVAGIAYEVIRLAGRSEHSFVKALIKPGLALQYMTTREPEDDQIEVAIRALEEVRPSESDAYEEE from the coding sequence ATGAGAGGAGCTCTTGTGAACACAGAACGTATTAAAAAGTTTGTCGGTGGACAAGCTGTGATCGAAGGTGTCATGATGAGGGGACCTGGTGTTACAGCAACAGCTGTACGAGAACCATCAGGAACCATTGTAGTTCAAAAAGAGCCTACAAAATCTATTGCTGACACATATCCAATTTTGAAAAAACCATTTCTTCGGGGCTGTGTAGCCCTCTATGAATCTTTAGTTATTGGCATGAAGGCATTGTCCTTCTCCGCTAAAGCCGCTGGCGATGAAGAGGAAGAAATGTCTAATAGTGAAATTGCCATTACTATGGTTATTTCCACCATATTTGCGATAGCTGTATTTTTGGCATTGCCTACATTTATCGTAAAATTTATTCCTGGTGTACAGGATAATCATGTAGTATTAAATCTCATTGAAGGTGTCATTCGTTTAGTTCTTTTTCTACTCTACATTTGGGGGATTGGGCTTACGAAGGATATTCAACGAGTTTTCCAATATCATGGGGCCGAGCATAAAACGATTCATACCTATGAATTAGACTTGCCTCTTACTGTAGAAAACGTTCGTAAACAAAGTCGTTTACATGCTCGATGTGGTACAAACTTCTTACTCATCGTTATGGTAGTGAGTATCTTTGTATTTGCCTTTTTAGGTTGGCCTAATCTGTTAGAACGTATTCTGAGCCGCGTACTGCTTATGCCTGTGGTAGCAGGTATTGCATACGAGGTTATTCGTCTTGCTGGTCGTAGTGAGCATTCCTTTGTGAAAGCTCTTATCAAACCAGGTCTTGCATTACAGTACATGACCACACGTGAACCAGAAGATGATCAAATTGAAGTCGCTATACGAGCTCTTGAAGAGGTTCGCCCTTCTGAGAGTGATGCATATGAAGAGGAATAA
- the rpmE gene encoding 50S ribosomal protein L31: MKQGIHPDYKEATVTCGCGNTFKTGSVKEDLRVDVCSKCHPFFTGQQRAAQARGRIEQFNKRYGK, from the coding sequence ATGAAACAAGGTATTCATCCAGACTATAAAGAAGCTACAGTAACTTGCGGTTGTGGCAACACATTCAAAACTGGCTCTGTAAAAGAAGACCTTCGTGTAGACGTTTGCTCCAAATGCCATCCGTTCTTCACTGGTCAACAACGCGCAGCTCAAGCTCGTGGTCGTATTGAACAATTTAACAAACGTTACGGCAAATAA
- a CDS encoding YdbC family protein has product MAVINFEIFKVIGTLSEDKDGWKKQLTCTSWGKYNPKFDLRAWDSEYTSMKKGITLSLEELIALRDILNESDLETILAESIEEKQASKE; this is encoded by the coding sequence ATGGCTGTTATTAATTTTGAAATCTTCAAAGTTATTGGTACTTTATCTGAAGATAAAGACGGTTGGAAAAAACAATTAACATGCACTAGCTGGGGTAAATATAATCCTAAGTTTGACCTTCGTGCTTGGGATAGTGAATATACAAGCATGAAAAAGGGTATTACCCTTTCCTTAGAGGAGCTCATCGCATTGCGTGACATCCTTAATGAAAGTGACTTAGAGACCATCTTAGCTGAGTCTATTGAAGAAAAACAAGCATCCAAGGAATAG
- the nth gene encoding endonuclease III translates to MRVTKAIKAEQLKLLEEHYFDAKPALEYTNEFELLVAVVLSAQCTDERVNIVTKRLFPELNHPAKMLAVGVTKLETLIKDCGLYKSKAKNLIATCQILVEQYHGEVPREFDQLVELPGVGRKTANVVVSVLFGTPAIAVDTHVFRVSNRLKLGIAKTPEEMELKLQKAIPKEDWAAAHHWLIYHGRKLCKARKPLCEECFLNHLCPSAGKV, encoded by the coding sequence ATGCGTGTAACAAAAGCAATAAAGGCAGAGCAATTGAAATTATTGGAAGAGCATTATTTTGATGCAAAACCTGCCCTTGAGTATACAAATGAATTTGAATTATTAGTGGCAGTTGTATTATCTGCACAATGTACGGATGAGAGAGTTAATATCGTTACTAAACGGTTATTTCCTGAACTAAATCATCCGGCTAAGATGCTAGCAGTTGGGGTTACCAAATTAGAAACTCTGATTAAGGACTGTGGCCTTTATAAATCTAAAGCCAAAAATTTGATTGCAACTTGTCAGATTCTAGTAGAACAATACCATGGGGAAGTGCCACGGGAGTTTGATCAACTCGTTGAATTACCTGGTGTAGGTCGTAAGACTGCAAATGTGGTAGTATCTGTATTGTTTGGTACGCCAGCGATTGCTGTAGATACTCATGTATTCCGTGTGTCTAACCGATTAAAACTGGGAATTGCTAAAACACCAGAAGAGATGGAATTAAAGTTGCAGAAGGCAATTCCTAAAGAGGATTGGGCTGCTGCCCATCACTGGTTGATTTATCATGGTCGTAAACTATGTAAGGCTCGTAAGCCATTATGTGAAGAATGTTTTTTAAATCACTTATGTCCTTCAGCTGGAAAGGTTTAA
- a CDS encoding DUF896 domain-containing protein, giving the protein MSNINDTLKRINELAAKKKSGQQLTPEELAEKKELYEIYLSFIRGQITDTLDRVEFVDPETGERTAPKRALEDLAKEADQDIKEHKDIH; this is encoded by the coding sequence ATGAGCAATATTAACGATACATTAAAACGTATAAATGAACTAGCAGCAAAGAAAAAATCTGGGCAACAACTCACACCAGAGGAATTAGCAGAAAAAAAAGAACTTTATGAGATTTACTTAAGCTTCATTCGAGGCCAAATCACAGATACATTGGACCGTGTTGAATTCGTGGATCCAGAAACAGGTGAACGTACAGCTCCTAAACGAGCACTTGAAGACTTGGCTAAAGAAGCTGACCAAGATATTAAAGAACATAAAGACATTCACTAA
- a CDS encoding aminotransferase class I/II-fold pyridoxal phosphate-dependent enzyme — translation MTSVAAKHAKGKKLKDVIFVTAGQALADAKENGRENVVNGTLGAIHDEDGKLVFLKTVKEEYLGLNDTEHIGYAPIAGIPEFLAAAEKECFGNSRPEGHIRSIATAGGTGGIHHLIHNYTEPGDEVLTADWFWGAYRIICSDVGRTLVTYSLFDEHNNFNHEAFQNRVNELAAKQTNVLIVFNTPGNNPTGYSIEDKDWESILNFLKELVAIGRNNVIIGIDVAYLDYSGEKEEVRAFFSKFSHLPKEILTCVCYSLSKGFTMYGQRVGALIGISDDEEIADEFLEINKSTSRATWSNICRPAMRTMANIVADPAKFKAYEDERNCYYQLIRDRADIFKQEAAQVGLPMLPYRGGFFITIPTDSANAICEELKKEHIYVIALANGIRVAACGIPKFQMTGLAEKIYNAMKRFGKL, via the coding sequence ATGACAAGTGTTGCTGCAAAACATGCGAAAGGGAAAAAACTTAAAGATGTGATCTTCGTAACTGCTGGACAAGCATTAGCTGATGCTAAAGAAAATGGTCGAGAGAACGTTGTAAATGGTACTTTAGGTGCTATTCACGATGAAGATGGCAAATTAGTTTTCCTCAAAACCGTTAAAGAAGAATATTTGGGTCTTAATGACACTGAACATATTGGTTATGCCCCAATTGCAGGTATTCCAGAGTTTTTAGCAGCTGCTGAGAAAGAATGTTTTGGTAATTCTCGTCCAGAAGGTCACATCCGTAGCATCGCTACAGCTGGTGGTACTGGCGGTATCCATCACTTAATTCATAACTATACAGAACCTGGTGATGAGGTATTGACTGCTGATTGGTTCTGGGGTGCCTATCGTATAATTTGTAGCGATGTAGGTCGTACACTTGTTACGTATTCTTTATTTGATGAACATAATAACTTTAACCATGAAGCGTTCCAAAATCGTGTAAATGAATTAGCTGCGAAACAAACAAATGTTTTAATTGTGTTTAATACACCTGGTAATAACCCAACAGGTTACTCTATAGAGGATAAAGATTGGGAATCTATCCTTAACTTCTTGAAAGAACTGGTTGCTATAGGCCGTAATAATGTAATCATTGGCATTGATGTAGCATACCTTGATTATTCTGGTGAAAAAGAAGAGGTTCGTGCATTCTTTAGTAAATTCAGTCATTTGCCAAAAGAAATCCTTACATGTGTTTGCTATAGCTTGTCTAAAGGATTCACTATGTATGGTCAACGTGTAGGTGCCTTGATTGGTATTTCTGATGATGAAGAAATTGCTGATGAATTTTTAGAAATCAACAAATCTACAAGCCGTGCTACATGGTCTAATATTTGCCGCCCTGCAATGCGTACAATGGCAAATATTGTAGCTGATCCAGCTAAGTTTAAAGCTTATGAAGATGAACGTAATTGCTATTATCAATTGATTCGCGATCGTGCTGATATATTTAAACAAGAAGCAGCACAAGTTGGTCTTCCTATGTTACCATATCGCGGTGGTTTCTTTATTACGATTCCTACAGATTCTGCTAATGCTATTTGTGAAGAGTTGAAAAAAGAACATATCTATGTTATCGCTTTAGCTAATGGTATTCGCGTAGCTGCTTGTGGTATTCCTAAATTCCAAATGACAGGACTAGCTGAAAAAATTTATAATGCTATGAAACGCTTTGGTAAATTATAA
- a CDS encoding outer membrane beta-barrel protein, which produces MKKLVLLTLAATVVAGSAFAAAPVTKISDGSTKVQADYAFKQHVSKGGGNSNDGFGVSLQHDLSDKTAVQYSYDKLNAKNGDIKNHQLALVYKVHPNVNVYGAGTAIRTNDTELGFQVGVIGHVPLTEKVNGFAKAGWGNDIKQTYQVGAQYEVRPDVDLNVYYGYDKYSVNDNDKTANGLHAGVGYSF; this is translated from the coding sequence ATGAAGAAATTAGTATTATTAACTCTAGCAGCAACAGTTGTAGCAGGTAGTGCATTCGCTGCAGCACCTGTAACAAAAATTAGCGACGGTTCCACTAAAGTACAAGCTGATTATGCATTTAAACAACATGTATCTAAAGGTGGCGGCAATAGCAACGACGGTTTTGGTGTTTCTTTGCAACACGATCTTTCTGATAAAACTGCAGTACAATATTCTTATGATAAATTAAATGCAAAAAATGGTGACATTAAAAATCATCAATTAGCATTAGTTTATAAAGTGCATCCAAATGTTAACGTATATGGTGCTGGTACTGCAATTCGTACAAATGATACTGAATTAGGTTTCCAAGTTGGTGTTATTGGTCATGTACCATTGACAGAAAAAGTTAACGGTTTTGCTAAAGCTGGTTGGGGCAATGATATTAAGCAAACTTACCAAGTAGGTGCTCAATATGAAGTTCGCCCTGATGTAGACTTGAATGTATACTATGGCTATGATAAATATAGCGTAAATGATAACGATAAAACTGCAAATGGTTTACACGCTGGTGTAGGCTACTCCTTCTAA
- the ftsZ gene encoding cell division protein FtsZ codes for MSDFANIKVIGVGGGGNNAVNRMVDNQIKGVQFLAVNTENQVLELSKADVTIQIGEKVTKGLGAGANPQIGEEAAQESREEITKALEGADMVFVTAGMGGGTGTGAAPIVAECAKEVGALTVGVVTKPFAFEGKRRRAAAEKGIEFLTQKVDTIIVIPNDKLLQVVDKKCSVSDAFSKADEVLRQGIKGISDLIQIPGLINLDFADVKTIMTNQGEALMGIGEGTGENRAADAAKMAINSPLLETSIDGAKGILLNISGSSDLGIFEVNEAAQIISDAADPDANIIFGSVIDESLGDKVQVTVVATGFGNNAKSVPEFGKTTTTSRPASTTTTNSGIPDIPVFMKR; via the coding sequence ATGTCTGATTTTGCAAATATTAAAGTTATCGGTGTTGGTGGCGGCGGTAATAACGCTGTTAATCGTATGGTTGATAACCAAATTAAAGGTGTTCAATTTTTAGCTGTTAATACAGAAAACCAAGTGCTTGAATTGTCTAAAGCGGATGTAACAATTCAAATCGGTGAAAAAGTTACTAAAGGTCTTGGCGCAGGTGCTAATCCACAAATCGGTGAAGAAGCAGCTCAAGAAAGTCGTGAAGAAATCACTAAAGCACTTGAAGGTGCTGATATGGTATTCGTAACTGCTGGTATGGGCGGTGGTACTGGTACTGGTGCTGCTCCAATCGTAGCTGAATGTGCTAAAGAAGTTGGTGCATTAACAGTAGGCGTTGTAACTAAACCTTTCGCATTTGAAGGCAAACGTCGTCGTGCTGCAGCAGAAAAAGGCATTGAGTTCTTGACTCAAAAAGTTGATACAATCATCGTTATTCCTAATGATAAATTATTACAAGTAGTAGATAAAAAATGTTCCGTATCTGATGCTTTTAGTAAAGCTGATGAAGTTCTTCGTCAAGGTATCAAAGGTATTTCTGATTTGATTCAAATTCCTGGTTTAATCAACCTCGACTTTGCAGACGTTAAAACTATCATGACTAATCAAGGCGAAGCATTGATGGGTATTGGTGAAGGTACAGGTGAAAACCGTGCTGCAGATGCTGCTAAAATGGCTATCAATAGCCCATTGTTGGAAACTTCCATTGATGGTGCAAAAGGTATCTTGCTTAATATTTCTGGTAGCTCCGATTTGGGTATTTTTGAAGTGAATGAAGCAGCTCAAATTATTTCTGATGCAGCAGATCCTGATGCAAATATCATCTTCGGTTCTGTTATTGATGAAAGCTTAGGCGATAAAGTTCAAGTTACTGTTGTAGCAACTGGTTTTGGCAATAACGCTAAAAGCGTACCAGAATTCGGTAAAACAACTACAACATCTCGTCCAGCATCCACTACAACAACTAACAGCGGTATCCCAGATATCCCTGTATTCATGAAACGCTAA
- a CDS encoding small basic family protein — translation MNIYIFAIIGLIIGAILGWIAPLHIPASYSNYTSVAVLAALDAVFGGSRAALERTFDLSNFVIGFFSNMVLAVILVYVGDLIGINLYYVALIGFGLRVFINVGAIRKIIMTKRF, via the coding sequence ATGAATATCTATATCTTTGCCATCATTGGCCTAATTATAGGGGCTATCTTAGGATGGATAGCACCACTTCATATCCCCGCTAGTTATTCGAATTATACTTCTGTAGCTGTTCTAGCAGCTTTAGATGCAGTATTTGGTGGCAGTCGAGCAGCATTGGAAAGAACCTTTGATCTCAGTAACTTTGTCATTGGGTTCTTTTCAAATATGGTATTAGCTGTTATTCTTGTATATGTTGGTGATTTAATAGGCATTAACCTATACTATGTGGCCCTTATTGGGTTTGGGTTGCGTGTATTTATTAATGTAGGCGCTATACGCAAGATAATTATGACTAAGCGGTTCTAA
- a CDS encoding DUF881 domain-containing protein, which yields MIVVRHERWAIAIVSCILGFMVVTQYKMTQDNIEENIRLQRTGDLAVQLREAQSERDALLKQIESLKKTGANGDGKADEQLMMKAALTNVKGPGVSVLIEDSLKPVQSGENPNLYVIHDEDILRIVNELRAGGAEAIAINDQRLIGTSEIRCSGPTITVNGKVFGAPFTVKAIGDPKTLNSALTMRGGVVDSLKHWGIKVTIKQEEDVAIPAFTGTFREEHMKPNELGGKE from the coding sequence ATGATTGTCGTGAGACACGAACGGTGGGCAATTGCCATAGTCAGCTGTATATTGGGGTTTATGGTTGTAACCCAATATAAGATGACGCAAGATAATATAGAAGAAAATATTCGCTTACAACGGACTGGTGATTTAGCAGTACAATTGCGAGAGGCCCAGAGTGAACGGGATGCTTTATTAAAGCAAATTGAATCACTAAAAAAAACTGGCGCTAATGGCGATGGTAAAGCTGATGAACAGCTCATGATGAAAGCGGCTTTAACAAATGTTAAAGGTCCAGGTGTTAGCGTTTTGATTGAAGATAGCTTAAAGCCTGTTCAAAGTGGTGAAAATCCCAATTTGTATGTAATTCATGATGAAGATATTCTTAGGATTGTTAATGAATTACGGGCTGGTGGGGCTGAAGCAATAGCTATTAATGATCAACGCCTTATAGGAACGTCTGAAATACGATGTTCAGGACCAACTATTACTGTAAATGGTAAGGTCTTTGGCGCTCCTTTTACGGTAAAAGCTATTGGAGATCCAAAGACATTAAATTCGGCGCTAACTATGCGTGGTGGTGTAGTAGATTCGCTTAAACATTGGGGTATAAAGGTAACTATAAAGCAAGAAGAGGATGTAGCGATTCCTGCTTTCACAGGTACTTTTAGAGAAGAACATATGAAGCCTAATGAGTTAGGAGGTAAAGAATGA